A window of the Helianthus annuus cultivar XRQ/B chromosome 4, HanXRQr2.0-SUNRISE, whole genome shotgun sequence genome harbors these coding sequences:
- the LOC118491125 gene encoding uncharacterized protein LOC118491125 encodes MIAFFASQSKEKLEIAASVINCLNAFIAGKLDPPKWSPNDLSQIHPDDVEEMDITWQMAMAAFRAQKFVRKTGKNRWGNAWNGAAKVPFNLRCFNCHEEGHYARNCPKPLVNRDQASAELTQPATPGQPATPNRERALVTTTSIADAEASGSPQPQGLAQALVVQPNIHFDWSSEIERLNISAPENQTATSNIAFMTSSEHSSKPEEETAADDFAFMTQILSAPVKGLTKEEMIALK; translated from the exons ATGATAGCCTTCTTCGCCAGTCAATCAAAAGAAAAACTGGAAATAGCAGCTTCAGtgatcaactgtttgaatgctttCATTGCAGgaaagcttgatccaccaaagtggAGTCCTAATGATCTGTCTCAGATTCAtccagatgatgttgaagaaatggatatCACTTGGCAGATGGCAATGGCTGCCTTCAGAGCTCAAAAGTTTGTGAGAAAAACAGGTAAAAACAGGTGGGGAAATGCATGGAATGGAGCTGCTAAAGTGCCCTTTAATCTTCGTTGTTTcaactgtcatgaggaaggaCACTATGCTCGTAACTGCCCAAAGCCACTTGTAAACAGAGATCAAGCTTCTGCAGAATTAACGCAACCAGCAACACCTGGTCAACCTGCAACTCCTAATCGAGAAAGGGCTCTTGTGACCACTACCAGTATAGCAGATGCTGAAGCTTCTGGAAGTCCACAGCCGCAAGGATTAGCACAAGCACTGGTGGTACAGCCCAACATTCACTTTGATTGGTCTTCAGAAATTGAGCGTTTGAACATATCAGCTCCAGAGAATCAAACTGCTACATCCAACATTGCTTTCATGACCTCAAGCGAACATAGCTCTAAGCCAGAGGAAGAGACTGCAGCTGATGATTTTGCATTCATGACTCAAATCCTGTCAGCACCTGTCAAAGGTCTCACgaaagaagag atgatagctctgaagtaa
- the LOC110937235 gene encoding protein NRT1/ PTR FAMILY 1.2, with the protein MKGDSNQEESIVETELQTELLVHNHHDLKGGMITMPFIIVNEAFERVASYGLMPNMIFYLMDVYHMELATGTSILSIWSALSNGLSIFGAFISDSYFGRFRVIAFGSLSTLLGMTFLWLTSVVPQLTPSSCNEPETGCNPTTPTQLAFLFSCFILLSIGSGCIRPCSIAFGADQLKHHPTPNNQRLIDSYFNWYYVSIMISTVVAFTAMVYIQEQLGWQVGFAVAVLIMFCSALMFLLGSSLYVKVKPSESLFLGLVQVLVVAFKNRGIELLPDDCYNHSKELDHAELTDNLRFFNKACVLKDLNIDSSGLDPWSVSNVEKVESLKSLIRVLPLWSTGILLFTTISQNFPTLQVKTMNRYVTSWFEIPAASFTIFMVLTLTIWIAFYDCILVPFIAKYTHEPRGFHPKTRMGIGLVISTGGMMVSAIVETKRRDFAGSNTTTVMSAMWLVPQYALLGLAEALNSIGQIEFYYSELPKGMSSIAIAMFLVSNAISGLFGSLLIKVVDTITTKGGNISWLSSDINKGHLDYYYWLLCFLNLLNFFYYLVCYHVHRSSSS; encoded by the exons ATGAAAGGAGACTCAAATCAAGAAGAATCCATCGTCGAAACAGAACTACAAACCGAATTACTTGTTCACAATCATCATGATCTTAAGGGTGGTATGATAACCATGCCTTTCATCATAG TGAATGAAGCATTTGAGAGAGTGGCGAGTTATGGATTGATGCCGAACATGATATTCTACCTCATGGATGTTTATCACATGGAACTTGCCACTGGAACAAGCATACTTTCCATCTGGTCAGCGCTTTCGAATGGTCTCTCCATTTTTGGAGCTTTCATCTCTGATTCCTACTTTGGACGATTTCGGGTCATTGCATTTGGGTCTCTCTCCACTCTTCTT GGGATGACTTTTCTCTGGTTAACCTCCGTGGTTCCACAATTAACACCTTCTTCTTGCAATGAACCCGAAACCGGTTGCAACCCAACAACACCAACACAACTAGCTTTCCTTTTCTCATGTTTCATTCTACTCTCAATCGGGTCTGGTTGTATCCGACCGTGTTCCATAGCCTTTGGTGCAGACCAGCTTAAACACCATCCAACCCCAAACAACCAGAGGCTCATTGACAGCTATTTTAACTGGTACTATGTTTCTATAATGATCTCAACAGTGGTTGCTTTTACTGCTATGGTCTACATTCAAGAGCAACTTGGTTGGCAAGTCGGATTCGCAGTTGCTGTTCTCATTATGTTCTGTTCTGCTCTTATGTTCTTACTCGGGTCTTCTCTTTACGTCAAAGTGAAGCCTAGTGAGAGCCTGTTTTTAGGTCTAGTTCAAGTTTTAGTCGTCGCCTTTAAGAACCGTGGGATCGAACTTCTTCCTGATGACTGCTACAATCATAGTAAAGAACTGGACCACGCTGAGCTAACCGACAACTTAAG GTTTTTCAACAAAGCGTGCGTTCTTAAAGACTTAAACATTGATTCTTCGGGGCTAGATCCATGGAGTGTGTCGAATGTTGAAAAGGTGGAATCCCTTAAATCACTAATCCGGGTATTACCATTGTGGTCCACGGGCATTCTATTATTCACGACCATTTCACAGAATTTCCCAACACTCCAAGTGAAAACAATGAACAGATATGTCACCTCATGGTTCGAGATCCCGGCTGCATCATTCACCATATTCATGGTCTTGACACTCACAATATGGATCGCATTTTATGATTGTATCTTGGTCCCATTTATAGCAAAATATACACACGAGCCACGTGGGTTCCATCCAAAAACTCGAATGGGCATTGGATTAGTAATCTCAACCGGGGGCATGATGGTATCTGCAATTGTGGAAACCAAAAGACGGGATTTCGCAGGTTCGAATACAACAACCGTCATGTCAGCAATGTGGTTGGTTCCACAATACGCATTGCTAGGTTTAGCTGAGGCTTTAAATTCGATTGGGCAGATTGAGTTTTACTATTCTGAGCTTCCCAAAGGCATGTCTAGTATAGCCATAGCCATGTTCCTAGTGAGCAATGCAATTTCTGGGCTCTTTGGAAGCCTTTTGATTAAAGTTGTGGACACAATCACAACCAAAGGAGGTAACATAAGTTGGCTTTCGAGTGATATTAACAAAGGTCATTTGGATTATTATTATTGGTTACTTTGCTTTTTGAACCTGCTTAACTTTTTCTACTACTTAGTGTGTTATCATGTCCATAGAAGTTCGTCATCGTAG